From Candidatus Alcyoniella australis:
ACTTCGACGATATCCAGGGGGCCTACGACCGCTTTTGCCAGGGATCCCTTGAGAGCGACGACGAGCTGGAGCCCAACGACTCGCTGCTCACCGCCGTGCGCATCGACGCCGGTCGATCCTACGCCGGGCTGAAACTCTACGACCACGACGTATACAAGCTCTCGGTGCACAGCGGCGACGTGCTGGGCGTGGCGATCGAGGACGCGTCCTCGCGCGTCAAAGGGGTCCGGCTCTACGACGGCAACCGCTTGCTGCTCGACCAGCGCACCTGCACAGGTTCGTGCACCGCTTTTTTCGGCGAGATCAGCGGAGCGACCACTGTCTACCTCAAGATCTACGGCGCCTTTGACAGCCATTCGATCAAGGCCGACGACTACGGCTTCGCCCTATACATCGACGCCGACCCAGCCGACGACAACGCCGCGCCCGGCGCCCCGTACGATGTGGAGGACGACTCCGGCTCCTCAGACGACGACGATAACGACGACGGCTCCCGTCAGACCAGCGATGATGCTTCCGGCTGGTGCGGCTAATAGCCAGCTATGAAACAAGCCTCTCCGCGACGGACAATGGCGGGGAGGGGGTAATATTGTTGAAAAACAATATTGGGTAGGCGCTCGGCTGAAATCAGGTTGAGATTTTTTCGGATTGCCGGTCCGAAATACGCTGAGGTAGTTGCCTGGTTCGCACGGGGGCTCGCTCAGCGCGTTCTCAAAGGCGCTGCCCGGCTTGGAGCCGGGGGCAAAACTCGCAAGCGGACCAAACTCTTGGCTCAACGATAATCTCCGCGACGCGGCATAGATCGACGCTAAACGATCCGGGAAATATGCGAGCCTTGCAGCGGCTCATAGCCGCCCGGCTTCGCCAATGACGCTGGTCAGTCCTATTTTCGGATGAGAACCCGCTGATCAATCCCCCGCGCACACAATTGCATCGCCTTTGAGCTTAGCCGGAAAATAGAATCTCAAACTGATTTCAGCCG
This genomic window contains:
- a CDS encoding matrixin family metalloprotease, translating into IKSAFNRWEGTHQTFCEIDFTYLDTTSSNRFSGSDNKNLVFWVEDGWSYGSSALAVTLCTYYVDSGRLVDCDVGFNGQDFTWTTADTGGSQNIREVLTHEIGHFWGLDHSSQQTATMYAYYQPRYLIADLDFDDIQGAYDRFCQGSLESDDELEPNDSLLTAVRIDAGRSYAGLKLYDHDVYKLSVHSGDVLGVAIEDASSRVKGVRLYDGNRLLLDQRTCTGSCTAFFGEISGATTVYLKIYGAFDSHSIKADDYGFALYIDADPADDNAAPGAPYDVEDDSGSSDDDDNDDGSRQTSDDASGWCG